In a single window of the Streptomyces sp. NBC_00094 genome:
- a CDS encoding GntR family transcriptional regulator → MEQGAARERATGKPYPPFGDAARAPRDLPRAREEAVRVPEQARGEHPSGEPGVPGSRIVQRHSVRDQILQALRTALVSGELVPGEVYSGPALGERFGVSATPVREAMQRLAVEGAVEVVPNRGFRVTERTPRELAELAEVRALIEVPVMLRLARTVPAVRWAGLRPLAEATGAAAARGDRAHYAETDRAFHRAVLALAGNAQLLAVADDLHRRSQWPLISAPVLRHGELVADAAEHTALLDALIAQDLPVVESLVREHFAGSEY, encoded by the coding sequence GTGGAGCAGGGCGCAGCGCGCGAGCGGGCGACGGGGAAGCCGTACCCGCCCTTCGGCGACGCCGCACGCGCACCGCGGGACCTCCCGCGCGCGCGGGAGGAAGCCGTACGCGTACCGGAACAGGCCCGCGGGGAGCACCCCTCCGGTGAGCCGGGCGTCCCGGGCTCGCGGATCGTCCAGCGGCACTCCGTGCGCGACCAGATCCTCCAGGCCCTCCGTACCGCGCTCGTCAGCGGCGAGCTCGTCCCCGGCGAGGTGTACTCCGGCCCCGCCCTCGGCGAGCGCTTCGGCGTCTCGGCCACCCCCGTCCGCGAGGCCATGCAGCGCCTCGCCGTCGAAGGGGCCGTCGAGGTCGTGCCGAACCGCGGCTTCCGTGTCACCGAGCGCACCCCGCGCGAGCTCGCCGAGCTCGCCGAGGTCCGGGCGCTCATCGAGGTCCCCGTCATGCTGCGGCTCGCCCGCACGGTCCCGGCCGTTCGCTGGGCCGGGCTGCGCCCGCTCGCCGAGGCGACCGGGGCCGCCGCGGCCCGGGGCGACCGCGCCCACTACGCCGAGACCGACCGGGCCTTCCACCGGGCGGTCCTCGCCCTCGCCGGGAACGCCCAGCTGCTCGCCGTCGCCGACGACCTCCACCGGCGCTCGCAGTGGCCGCTGATCAGCGCCCCCGTCCTCCGCCACGGCGAGCTCGTCGCCGACGCCGCCGAGCACACGGCCCTGCTCGACGCCCTGATCGCCCAGGACCTGCCGGTCGTCGAGTCACTCGTACGAGAGCACTTCGCCGGTTCCGAGTACTGA
- a CDS encoding ATP-binding protein, giving the protein MAGEARQPTQLLRKVGCADLTAVPEVRHALRELLRTWGGPGASDVAELLTSELVTNALIHTEHGAVVTATVVPEQLRVEVRDFVPGLTRPHVPPADDGTHGRGLVLVQSLADSWGVEDHEVGKVVWFELNGGAA; this is encoded by the coding sequence ATGGCCGGGGAGGCGCGACAGCCGACTCAACTGCTCAGGAAGGTGGGATGCGCCGATCTCACCGCGGTGCCGGAGGTGCGGCATGCCTTGCGTGAACTGCTGCGGACATGGGGCGGACCGGGCGCCTCCGACGTGGCCGAACTGCTCACCAGCGAGCTGGTGACCAATGCCCTGATCCACACGGAGCACGGGGCCGTCGTGACCGCGACGGTCGTCCCCGAGCAACTCAGGGTCGAGGTCCGGGACTTCGTACCCGGGCTCACGCGGCCGCACGTACCGCCCGCCGACGACGGTACGCACGGCAGGGGGCTCGTCCTCGTCCAGTCCCTGGCCGACTCCTGGGGGGTCGAGGACCACGAGGTGGGCAAGGTGGTGTGGTTCGAACTGAACGGCGGGGCCGCCTGA
- a CDS encoding protein phosphatase 2C domain-containing protein, with product MTQQGDNWWDKLYDESVPDTAPTVSGDTLDDHFATTPGATPEPPGPTGSTDLPALPGSTDLPGLPGLPDPRVASLAAPSDVTGRAPWEAPPEAGPRSFPGPPPPVAPPVEAPTVQVPVPASVPDTEAEAAAEPGADESEADLTVQVPLPRPRAAGFVGSRPPTYEAEPTALPVARPGELAELVADTVLDGARYGTCTLRAASVRGDSARYRGEPRRDALLTARFGHDEAALVLVAVAAGSRAADDAHLAAADACQWIAEAVGRSHARLSEDIRTGRRGDLKSGLHRLTDRTYGKLRARAADRGVAADEYTATLRCLLVPADPECRTRVFFGIGGGGLFRLRDGSWQDIEPLLPEPAAAPGAPVVGFGSPPPAQETETEEGDRLTMNLGVTTAPGPLVEEPVPPPAEPFRFRASVARPGDTLLLASPGFAEPMRGEPALARELAARWADQEPPGLAAFLADTQLRVTGYADDRTGVAVWEA from the coding sequence ATGACTCAGCAGGGGGACAACTGGTGGGACAAGCTCTACGACGAGTCGGTGCCGGACACGGCCCCGACGGTCTCGGGTGACACACTCGACGACCACTTCGCCACGACACCCGGCGCGACCCCGGAGCCCCCGGGCCCCACGGGCTCCACGGATCTCCCGGCCCTCCCGGGCTCCACGGATCTCCCGGGCCTCCCGGGCCTCCCGGATCCCCGGGTCGCGTCGCTCGCGGCGCCGTCCGACGTGACCGGGAGGGCGCCCTGGGAGGCGCCGCCCGAGGCGGGGCCGCGATCCTTCCCCGGGCCGCCGCCCCCGGTGGCCCCGCCCGTCGAGGCGCCCACCGTTCAGGTGCCGGTGCCCGCCTCCGTGCCGGACACCGAGGCCGAGGCCGCCGCCGAACCCGGCGCCGACGAATCCGAAGCCGACCTCACGGTCCAGGTGCCCCTGCCCCGCCCCCGCGCGGCCGGGTTCGTCGGGAGCAGGCCGCCCACCTACGAGGCCGAGCCCACCGCGCTCCCCGTCGCCCGCCCCGGCGAGCTCGCCGAGCTGGTCGCCGACACCGTCCTCGACGGCGCCCGCTACGGCACCTGCACCCTCCGTGCCGCCTCCGTACGCGGCGACTCCGCCCGCTACCGGGGCGAACCCCGCCGCGACGCCCTGCTCACCGCCCGCTTCGGCCACGACGAGGCCGCGCTCGTCCTCGTCGCCGTCGCCGCCGGCTCCCGCGCGGCAGACGACGCCCACCTCGCCGCCGCCGACGCCTGCCAGTGGATCGCCGAGGCCGTCGGCCGCAGTCACGCCCGGCTCTCCGAGGACATCAGGACCGGCCGGCGCGGCGACCTCAAGTCCGGACTGCACCGGCTCACCGACCGTACGTACGGCAAGCTGCGCGCCCGCGCCGCCGACCGGGGCGTCGCCGCCGACGAGTACACCGCGACCCTCCGCTGCCTGCTCGTCCCGGCCGACCCCGAGTGCCGTACGCGGGTCTTCTTCGGGATCGGCGGCGGCGGTCTCTTCCGGCTCCGTGACGGCTCCTGGCAGGACATCGAGCCGCTCCTCCCCGAACCCGCTGCCGCGCCCGGCGCCCCCGTCGTCGGCTTCGGCTCACCGCCGCCCGCGCAGGAGACCGAGACCGAGGAGGGCGACCGGCTCACCATGAACCTCGGCGTCACCACCGCGCCCGGCCCGCTCGTCGAGGAGCCCGTGCCACCGCCCGCCGAGCCGTTCCGCTTCCGCGCCTCCGTCGCCCGCCCCGGGGACACCCTGCTGCTCGCCTCACCCGGGTTCGCCGAGCCGATGCGCGGCGAACCCGCCCTCGCCCGCGAACTCGCCGCCCGCTGGGCCGACCAGGAGCCGCCCGGGCTCGCCGCCTTCCTCGCCGACACCCAGCTGAGGGTGACGGGGTACGCCGACGACCGTACGGGGGTGGCCGTCTGGGAGGCGTAA
- a CDS encoding (2Fe-2S)-binding protein: MTVPALLPAPLTSPVAASYARLAEVFSGLRIEESARGERLPRGAGWVGAEELAAGGPALDAFLAWDNAQVLRDYGTQARPDVVASFGLHRYAWPACLLVTVPWFLHRRVPRLPARNVSFQRTLGRMTVRVEEFACLPDDPAATLPGARVVADEEALRAEVRASLAEHFEAVLGGFGPRMKRGRRALWGMATDEIVEGLWYIGSLLGEEDRARAELELLMPGTTATRKPHKPYAGSAGFRELAGSQAADGTPRTTRDRVTCCFFYTLRPEDTCLTCPRTCDAERVRRLAATA; this comes from the coding sequence ATGACCGTCCCCGCCCTGTTGCCCGCACCCCTCACCTCGCCCGTCGCGGCCTCTTACGCCCGGCTCGCCGAGGTCTTCTCCGGCCTGCGGATAGAGGAATCGGCCCGGGGCGAACGGCTGCCGCGCGGTGCGGGCTGGGTCGGCGCCGAGGAGCTCGCGGCCGGCGGACCCGCCCTCGACGCCTTCCTCGCCTGGGACAACGCCCAGGTGCTGCGCGACTACGGCACCCAGGCCCGCCCCGACGTCGTCGCGAGCTTCGGACTGCACCGTTACGCCTGGCCCGCCTGCCTCCTCGTCACGGTCCCCTGGTTCCTGCACCGCAGGGTGCCCCGGCTGCCCGCCCGGAACGTGTCGTTCCAGCGGACGCTGGGACGGATGACGGTCCGCGTGGAGGAGTTCGCCTGCCTGCCGGACGACCCGGCGGCCACGCTGCCCGGCGCCCGGGTCGTCGCGGACGAGGAGGCCCTGCGGGCCGAGGTGCGCGCCTCGCTCGCCGAGCACTTCGAGGCGGTGCTCGGCGGTTTCGGGCCCCGGATGAAGCGCGGCCGCCGGGCCCTGTGGGGGATGGCGACGGACGAGATCGTCGAGGGCCTCTGGTACATCGGGTCCCTGCTCGGCGAGGAGGACCGGGCGAGGGCCGAGCTCGAACTCCTCATGCCCGGCACCACCGCCACCCGCAAGCCGCACAAGCCGTACGCCGGCTCCGCGGGCTTCCGCGAGCTGGCCGGCTCCCAGGCCGCCGACGGCACCCCGCGCACCACCCGCGACCGGGTGACCTGCTGCTTCTTCTACACGCTGCGCCCCGAGGACACCTGCCTGACCTGCCCGCGCACCTGCGACGCCGAGCGCGTGCGTCGACTGGCCGCGACCGCCTGA
- a CDS encoding DUF6042 family protein, with protein sequence MTLDRDAGESKAGEGDIAVHQDWFAVGWPHVLPRHQAFLMCMVLSTAATRPVTGTLDEVVRELFGDSLAAFLRGLGEDLDSPVLWLQPDDLAYAEGAEEEARLRAETAAHRAACEDALRAGGFPVPATIRDLVDTMVALGIARTTDGRWSMPERLPLPEDVLALPERLRETFRALRRSDAVAPWKHALARYLDDGLGRPGELFTTPGRLAETTGLDPDDLRTALDDLVEEGDARLYRGVPRVPVASARDLQDHQRFHLVLDWDHYDENHFVVARTDGLS encoded by the coding sequence ATGACGCTTGATCGGGACGCCGGGGAGAGCAAGGCCGGCGAGGGTGACATCGCGGTGCACCAGGACTGGTTCGCCGTCGGGTGGCCGCACGTACTGCCACGGCACCAGGCCTTCCTGATGTGCATGGTCCTGAGCACGGCCGCGACACGGCCGGTGACCGGGACGCTCGACGAGGTCGTGCGGGAGCTGTTCGGCGACTCGCTCGCCGCCTTCCTGCGGGGCCTGGGGGAGGACCTGGACTCGCCGGTGCTCTGGCTGCAGCCCGACGATCTCGCGTACGCGGAGGGCGCCGAGGAGGAGGCCCGGCTCCGGGCGGAGACGGCGGCTCACCGGGCGGCGTGCGAAGACGCCCTCCGGGCGGGCGGGTTCCCCGTTCCGGCGACGATCCGCGACCTCGTCGACACGATGGTGGCGCTCGGCATCGCCCGTACGACCGACGGCCGGTGGTCGATGCCGGAGCGCCTGCCGCTCCCCGAGGACGTCCTCGCACTCCCCGAGCGCCTGCGGGAGACCTTCCGGGCGCTGCGGCGCAGTGACGCCGTCGCGCCGTGGAAGCACGCCCTGGCCCGGTACCTCGACGACGGCCTCGGCCGCCCCGGGGAGCTGTTCACCACGCCGGGCCGACTGGCCGAGACCACGGGCCTCGACCCCGACGACCTCCGCACCGCGCTCGACGATCTGGTGGAGGAGGGGGACGCCCGCCTGTACCGGGGGGTCCCCCGTGTACCGGTCGCCTCGGCGCGGGACCTCCAGGACCACCAGCGCTTCCATCTCGTCCTGGACTGGGACCACTACGACGAGAACCACTTCGTCGTCGCGCGAACCGACGGGCTCTCGTAA
- a CDS encoding DUF2637 domain-containing protein — protein MRLTDISLDWLLPGGVMVAGVLTAVAVLARGKRAGDQAAAEDSWERNEERRRRKEAVYGTASYVLLFCCAAVAAALSFHGLVGFGRQNLNLSGGWEYLVPFGLDGAAMFCSVLAVREASHGDAALGSRLLVWLFAGAAAWFNWVHAPRGLGHDGAPQFFAGMSLSAAVLFDRALKQTRRAALREQGLVPRPLPQIRIVRWLRAPRETFAAWSLMLLEGVRTLDEAVDEVREDRREKEQNRIRRRDQVKLDRARLKAINRQHRSFGLGRGGGGGDRQVEMAALNAATGAGTGPGSGSGAGSGSATASVQAAVAEPAIADPGQLPLRPRPSLQAVRGAEPRTGDTRGTDYRADSRMVDLTAEDDTQTLPRLDSLERKLKDLEQQFG, from the coding sequence ATGAGACTGACCGACATATCGCTGGACTGGCTGCTTCCGGGCGGCGTGATGGTGGCCGGAGTCCTGACGGCGGTGGCGGTGCTCGCGCGCGGGAAGCGCGCCGGTGACCAGGCCGCGGCCGAGGACTCCTGGGAGCGCAACGAGGAACGCCGCCGACGCAAGGAGGCGGTGTACGGAACGGCTTCCTACGTTCTCCTCTTCTGCTGCGCCGCGGTCGCTGCGGCACTTTCCTTCCACGGACTCGTCGGTTTCGGCCGGCAGAACCTCAACCTCTCCGGAGGCTGGGAGTACCTCGTCCCCTTCGGCCTCGACGGCGCCGCCATGTTCTGCTCGGTCCTCGCCGTCCGCGAGGCCAGCCACGGTGACGCGGCGCTCGGCTCACGGCTGCTGGTCTGGCTGTTCGCCGGCGCGGCCGCCTGGTTCAACTGGGTGCACGCTCCACGCGGCCTCGGCCACGACGGGGCACCGCAGTTCTTCGCGGGCATGTCCCTCTCGGCGGCGGTCCTCTTCGACCGGGCGCTCAAGCAGACCCGCCGGGCCGCGCTCCGCGAGCAGGGCCTCGTACCCCGCCCGCTGCCGCAGATCCGCATCGTCCGCTGGCTGCGGGCGCCCCGGGAGACCTTCGCGGCCTGGTCGCTGATGCTCCTGGAAGGCGTACGGACGCTGGACGAGGCGGTCGACGAGGTGCGCGAGGACCGACGGGAGAAGGAGCAGAACCGGATCCGCCGGCGCGACCAGGTCAAGCTCGACCGGGCACGGCTCAAGGCGATCAACCGCCAGCACCGCTCCTTCGGGCTCGGCCGCGGCGGCGGGGGCGGCGACCGTCAGGTCGAGATGGCGGCGCTCAACGCCGCCACGGGCGCCGGTACGGGCCCGGGTTCCGGATCGGGTGCGGGCTCCGGCTCCGCGACGGCGTCCGTGCAGGCCGCCGTCGCGGAGCCCGCCATAGCGGATCCGGGACAACTGCCGCTTCGACCCCGGCCCTCCCTGCAAGCCGTGAGGGGCGCTGAGCCCCGCACGGGAGACACCCGTGGCACGGATTACCGTGCGGACTCCCGGATGGTGGACCTCACCGCCGAGGACGACACCCAGACACTGCCCCGCCTCGACTCCCTCGAGCGCAAGCTCAAGGACCTCGAGCAGCAGTTCGGCTGA
- a CDS encoding pyruvate dehydrogenase, with product MAKQNVAEQFVDILVRAGVKRLYGVVGDSLNPVVDAIRRTPALDWIQVRHEEVAAFAAGAEAQVTGSLAACAGSCGPGNLHLINGLYDAHRSMAPVLALASHIPSSEIGLGYFQETHPDQLFRECSHYSELISNPKQMPRLLQTAIQHAIGRSGVSVVSLPGDIASLPAPDKAAETALVTSRPTVRPGDDEIDALVRMIDAADRVTLFCGSGTAGAHAEVMQFAERIKSPVGHALRGKEWIQYDNPYDVGMSGLLGYGAAYEATHECDLLILLGTDFPYNAFLPDDVKIVQVDVRPEHLGRRSRLDLAVWGDVRETLRCVVPRVRAKTDRRFLDKMLKKHADALEGVVKAYTRKVEKHVPIHPEYVASVIDELADGDAVFTVDTGMCNVWAARYLSPNGRRRIIGSFSHGSMANALPQAIGAQFTDRNRQVVSLSGDGGFSMLMGDFLTLVQYDLPVKVVVFNNSSLGMVELEMLVAGLPSYGTTNKNPDFAAIARAAGAYGVRVEKPKQLTSALKDAFKHKGPALVDVVTDPNALSIPPRISTDMVTGFALSASKIVLDGGVGRMLQMARSNLRNVPRP from the coding sequence ATGGCCAAACAGAACGTCGCAGAACAGTTCGTCGACATCCTCGTGCGCGCGGGCGTGAAGCGTCTGTACGGCGTCGTCGGCGACAGCCTGAACCCGGTCGTCGACGCCATCCGCCGTACCCCCGCGCTCGACTGGATCCAGGTGCGGCACGAGGAGGTCGCCGCCTTCGCGGCCGGTGCCGAGGCCCAGGTCACCGGCAGCCTCGCCGCCTGCGCCGGCTCCTGCGGCCCGGGCAACCTGCACCTCATCAACGGCCTGTACGACGCCCACCGCTCGATGGCCCCGGTCCTGGCCCTCGCCTCGCACATCCCGTCCAGCGAGATCGGCCTCGGCTACTTCCAGGAGACCCACCCCGACCAGCTCTTCCGTGAGTGCAGCCACTACAGCGAACTCATCTCCAACCCGAAGCAGATGCCCCGGCTGCTCCAGACGGCGATCCAGCACGCCATCGGCCGCAGCGGCGTCAGCGTGGTCTCGCTGCCCGGCGACATCGCCTCCCTGCCCGCCCCGGACAAGGCGGCCGAGACCGCGCTCGTCACCTCCCGGCCCACGGTCCGGCCGGGTGACGACGAGATCGACGCGCTCGTGCGGATGATCGACGCGGCCGATCGGGTGACGCTCTTCTGCGGCAGCGGCACGGCCGGCGCGCACGCCGAGGTGATGCAGTTCGCGGAGCGGATCAAGTCACCGGTCGGCCACGCCCTGCGCGGCAAGGAGTGGATCCAGTACGACAACCCGTACGACGTCGGCATGAGCGGTCTGCTCGGCTACGGCGCCGCCTACGAGGCCACCCACGAGTGCGACCTGCTGATCCTGCTCGGCACCGACTTCCCGTACAACGCCTTCCTGCCCGACGACGTGAAGATCGTCCAGGTGGACGTCCGGCCCGAGCACCTCGGCCGCCGTTCCCGGCTCGACCTCGCCGTCTGGGGGGACGTCCGCGAGACCCTGCGCTGCGTCGTCCCGCGCGTCCGCGCCAAGACCGACCGCCGCTTCCTGGACAAGATGCTCAAGAAGCACGCCGACGCGCTCGAAGGGGTCGTGAAGGCGTACACGCGCAAGGTCGAGAAGCACGTCCCCATCCACCCCGAGTACGTCGCCTCCGTCATCGACGAACTGGCCGACGGCGACGCCGTGTTCACCGTCGACACCGGCATGTGCAACGTCTGGGCGGCCCGCTACCTCTCGCCCAACGGGCGGCGCAGGATCATCGGTTCGTTCAGCCACGGCTCGATGGCGAACGCGCTGCCGCAGGCCATCGGCGCACAGTTCACCGACCGCAACCGCCAGGTCGTCTCGCTCTCCGGCGACGGCGGATTCTCCATGCTCATGGGTGACTTCCTCACCCTGGTCCAGTACGACCTGCCGGTGAAGGTCGTCGTCTTCAACAACTCCTCGCTCGGCATGGTCGAGTTGGAGATGCTGGTGGCCGGCCTCCCCTCGTACGGAACGACGAACAAGAACCCGGACTTCGCGGCCATCGCCCGCGCGGCCGGTGCCTACGGCGTACGCGTCGAGAAGCCCAAGCAGCTCACGAGCGCCCTCAAGGACGCCTTCAAGCACAAGGGCCCGGCCCTCGTGGACGTCGTCACCGACCCCAACGCCCTCTCCATCCCGCCCAGGATCAGTACCGACATGGTGACCGGCTTCGCCCTCTCTGCCAGCAAGATCGTCCTCGACGGGGGAGTGGGCCGCATGCTCCAGATGGCCCGCTCCAACCTGCGCAACGTCCCCCGGCCCTGA